The sequence TAGATGTGAACTTGCATATATTTTTAATCGCTCAATTATtgcatattttgaacatttagcctgtggcggcaagtgattctgtcagaccaagataagcctgcacatccgcgcagcctgcacatccgcgcagtcttcactgttcgctgatcagtcagtaaattttcagtaaacaccgccctttgaataattaatggtattgcccaaactgaatgatggacaagtctattatataaatttagcagggtaagggttaagttacAGAAAAGTGCAACAGCACAATCGTCAACTTACGTACAAACGTTCTTACATCGCTTGACAATTCACGTTTTTCACAGGTGACGTCCTGTGAAATGCATGTATTTCATATAACAACATgaagtatatataattataaatctaTATTCAACTTTTACAATGAAGAAACAAAATACATTGCTAaagttttggttttgttttgcagatattcCTATGGTTCTGATCCTTACAAAAGCCGACCAACTCTGTAACGAAGTAGAAAGAGATATTACAAAGATGTTTTGGAGCGGCAAGGTACAGGAAGCGGTCAAAACTGCAAGTGAAGTCTTTAGCATTGACCAGGAATCGATACATCCGGTCAAAAATTATGAAGTTGATTTCAACATAGAAACTAAGACGAACATCCCACTTCTAATTGCGCTGAGGCAGATAATGCAATATGCTGCAAACAGAGTGGAACGTGTGTAAGATGATGACGATAGTTACTGACGCCGAGTTTATAACAATCATACTACGACATTTATGTTATCATAGAATTCCTTTACATTATAGAGCTTTTCTGGGTCAAAAAAACTCGGTTAACATTAACATACGTTTTATAATCATTAAGTAGCACGCACCAGTATGTATGTCTGCATTTCTTATCTATTATAATATCTACTCAGACAATATAAGTGCTGTGtaacacctcaaaatggtagcaacgcattttgatagttactaccaaaattcggccgagttttggtagcgacaaatgCGTTGCAAaggtacatatgatgtgttaaggatcatggaatggaacgtattttggtagctTTTTCTACATCAGGGACTGTGCTAATTTTTACATTACGCAAAAAAAGAGAAAcagataaaaggagggaatgtcttcTCTTACAATGGTGGGGGGAGAGGGTTTAGAGTTCCACTCCCGAGATAgtgttttcgtataaaaacaaccaaaatgtagattcctgagcgtTTAAAAAGGGCCTcaaacgacgcttcctatgcaataacattgtattgtatTTTTCGGAAGGATAGTCTACCGAGATTTTTTAAAGCGCGAAAATGTTGGTTTCTGTAAAACAAAGGATGATTGTGAAGATGGCACGTGGGTCCTTCacctagatatttttaaaacatcccaaAATAAACATAGATGGTGAATTTTGTGTGTGTTTTAGTTGTCATAGATAAATATTTCCGGCTAAAAAGATTTTTGTCTCTTTAAAGGTGATGTGTTTCGACAGTCCACCacaaatatctttgaaacacaagtaaaagaatcatgggtttactcgaataattttccaaaaactaAATTCTTCGTcgttacatttacatttttattttggtgtatacatgTGAGTGGTGTACTGGGGTCATCCCCCGACAACGCATGGAAAGGTGGATTCTGGTGTTTAGGTgggtaagaaatatatcatttactcagAAATGAAGCTCCCTCCGCAATAAGGTATACAATGTCATGCATCTTATtatttatctacatatataatgcgaatgattttctctaaatatttatCGCGGATTTTggcttttttcttcatttgtttacGACGCGTATTATGAGAACTCCTGCGGGGGCGGGGTCTGCGGGGTTTGGGGCGGCTC is a genomic window of Mercenaria mercenaria strain notata chromosome 18, MADL_Memer_1, whole genome shotgun sequence containing:
- the LOC123539181 gene encoding interferon-induced protein 44-like, with the translated sequence MGIEPTDGHGFHPEDIIFLLKGHVKKGYKFNPAGPISESSAHFRRNPEFENQTHCVIFVMDAKTIYYGIPPAYVQKISYLQDKIKREHIPMVLILTKADQLCNEVERDITKMFWSGKVQEAVKTASEVFSIDQESIHPVKNYEVDFNIETKTNIPLLIALRQIMQYAANRVERV